In Sedimenticola thiotaurini, the following proteins share a genomic window:
- the wrbA gene encoding NAD(P)H:quinone oxidoreductase, producing the protein MANILILYYSRYGATAEMARQIARGVEEVAGMQAILRTVPPVSPVCEATEPAVPDSGAPYVSTTDLESCDGLILGSPTRFGNMAAPLKHFIDSTSPLWLTGALIGKPAAVFTSSSSLHGGQETTLLSMMLPLLHHGMLIAGLPYSQTELLHTTTGGTPYGPSHLAGVDSKLPLSDDEKQLCQAMGKRVASIARKLASSD; encoded by the coding sequence ATGGCTAACATACTGATCCTTTACTACAGCCGTTACGGTGCCACCGCTGAGATGGCCCGGCAGATTGCCCGGGGCGTGGAAGAGGTGGCCGGCATGCAGGCCATACTCCGTACCGTACCGCCGGTCTCCCCGGTGTGCGAGGCGACCGAGCCGGCCGTGCCCGATAGCGGCGCACCCTACGTCTCCACAACCGATCTGGAGAGTTGTGACGGCCTGATCCTGGGCAGCCCGACCCGCTTCGGCAATATGGCGGCACCACTCAAGCACTTTATCGACAGCACCAGCCCGCTCTGGCTGACCGGCGCGCTGATCGGCAAACCGGCGGCGGTGTTCACCTCCAGCTCCAGCCTGCACGGCGGCCAGGAGACCACCCTGCTCTCCATGATGCTGCCCCTGCTGCATCACGGCATGCTGATCGCCGGACTCCCCTACAGCCAGACCGAACTGCTGCACACCACGACCGGGGGTACACCCTACGGCCCGAGCCACCTGGCCGGAGTGGACAGCAAACTGCCACTGTCAGACGACGAGAAACAGCTCTGCCAG